The nucleotide sequence TGACCCCTTTGGGCTCGCCGGTGGTGCCGGAGGTATAGATCAACGTCAGCAGATCGCTCAAATCCCGATCGGCCACCCGTTGGCGCAGCACCGCCTCCCACACCGACAACTCCGCCTGCGCTTCAAATTCCTGCAGCGATACCGCAATATCGCAACCGCGGCGGCGAATCTGCTCATCCAGCAAAATGATGGCGCGCAGTTGCGGACAGCTGTCGCGCAGCGACATCAGCAGATCAAACTGCGCCTGACCGCCGACAAAAACGGTGCGAATATCCGCGTCATTCAGAATAAACGTCGCCTGTGCCGCCGCGCTGGTGGCATAGAGCGGTACGGTAATCGCCCGCAGGTGCAGCAGCGCCAGATCCGCCAGCGACCAGGTAATGGCGTTGTCGGAAAAAATCGCCACCCGTTCCTGGACATCAATGCCCAGCCCCAGCAGGCCGCAGGCGATGCGGCGGATACGCTCGCCCACCTGATGCCAGTCGAGCTGCTGTTCCTGTTCGGGCGACCATTCACGAAACGCCAGCGCGTCAGGACGTTGAGCAATCTGCTGCTGAATGCGGTGAACCAGATGGTATTGCGAGAGTGAATTCGTCTTCATGCGCGTGCGGGCCTGGCAATCTCAAAAATATAGGCGGAAAAATCGGGCAGGCAGTCTACCGCGCCCATCAACGGCGTCAAAGCGCTTTCCATTGATTTTCGGCCGGGAATGTGACGGATAAAACACACCCGATGCGGCTACCGTATGCGATCCCGTGGTTGACATCAATGCGGGAATCAAGTACCAATAAAAGCAGAACTGAATTTTTCACTCATTTGGATAACGAAACAGCATGTTTAACGTCGCTCAACTACCAGGCCTACTACTAAACGCATCTCATGTGCGCGGTATGCCGGTGGGCGAAGTCCAGAGCTGATTTCACGTCACACCTCATATAAAAACCCGCGCCTTGCGCGGGTTTTTTTTTACTCGCCGGGCGCCCAGGCAAACAGAACAAAGGAACCAGACCGATGAACCAACAAGTTATTATTTTCGATACGACGTTGCGTGACGGTGAGCAAGCGCTGCAGGCCAGCCTGAGTGTGAAGGAAAAACTGCAGATTGCGCAGGCGCTGGAAAGGATGGGCGTCGATGTGATGGAAGTGGGTTTTCCGGTGTCCTCCCCCGGCGATTTCGAATCCGTACAGACCATCGCCCGCCATATCAAGAATAGCCGCGTCTGCGCCCTCGCCCGCTGCGTCGAAAAAGATATCGATGTCGCCGCCGAATCATTGCGCGTCGCCGATGCCTTCCGCATCCATACCTTTATCGCCACCTCGCCGATGCATATCGCCACCAAGCTGCGCAGCACGCTGGATGAAGTGATTGAACGGGCGACCTACATGATCAAACGCGCCCGTAACTACACCGACGACGTGGAATTCTCCTGCGAAGACGCCGGCCGCACCCCGATCGACGATTTGAGCCGGGTAGTAGAAGCCGCGATCAACGCCGGCGCCCGCACCATCAACATTCCGGACACCGTCGGTTACACTCTGCCCCACGAATTCGGCAACATCATCGCCTCACTGTATCAGCGTGTGCCCAACATCGATAAAGCGATTATTTCGGTACACACCCATGACGACCTCGGTCTGGCGGTGGGCAACGCGATGGCGGCGGTACACGCCGGCGCGCGTCAGGTGGAAGGCACCCTGAACGGTATCGGCGAACGCGCAGGCAACTGTTCGCTGGAAGAAGTGATCATGGCTATCAAAGTGCGCAGCCAGTTGATAAACCTGCACACCGGCATCAACCATCAGGAAATCTACCGCACCAGCCAGATGGTCAGCCAGATCTGCAACATGCCGATCCCGGCCAACAAAGCGGTGGTGGGTTCTAACGCCTTCGCCCACTCCTCCGGCATCCATCAGGACGGAGTGCTGAAGAACCGCGAAAACTACGAAATCATGACGCCGGAATCCATCGGCCTGAAAGAAGTGCAGTTGAACCTGACGTCCCGTTCCGGCCGCGCCGCGGTCAAACACCGCATGGAAGAGATGGGTTATAAAGAAGGCGACTACAATCTGGATACCCTGTACGCCGACTTCCTCAAACTGGCCGACAAGAAAGGCCAGGTGTTCGACTATGACCTGGAAGCGCTGGCGTTCATCAGCAGCCAGCAGGAAAGCTCCGAGTTTTACCGTCTGGACTACTTTAGCGTGCAATCTGGTTCTAGCGTTATGGCTACAGCGTCCGTCAAATTGTCATGTGGCGACGAGACACTGTCTGAAGCCGCTACCGGTAACGGCCCGGTAGACGCGGTGTATCAGGCCATCAACCGCATCACCGGCTACCCGATCAATCTGGTCAAATACCAGTTGTCCGCCAAGGGACAAGGTAAGGAAGCGCTCGGTCAAGTGGACATTGTGGTGGAATATCAGGGACGCCGTTTCCACGGCGTGGGTCTGGCGACCGATATCGTCGAATCCTCCGCCAACGCGATGGTTAACGTATTAAACAACATCAAGCGTGCGCAACTGGTCGAAAAAGAAGTGCAACGCTTGCAGCAACACAACAAACACAACAGTCAGGAAACAGTGTGATGACCAAGAGTTACCATATTGCCGTCTTACCCGGCGACGGCATCGGCCCGGAAGTAATGGCTCAGGCGTATAAAGTATTGGATGCGGTTCGCCAGCGTTTTGGTCTGCGCATCACCACCAGCGAATACGACGTGGGCGGCATCGCCATCGACCGTCAGGGTACGCCGCTGCCGCAGGGCACCATTGAAGGCTGCGAGCAGGCGGACGCCATTCTGTTCGGTTCGGTCGGCGGCCCGAAATGGGAACACCTGCCGCCGGCGGAACAACCGGAGCGTGGCGCGCTGCTGCCGCTGCGCAAACATTTCCGGCTGTTCAGCAACCTGCGCCCGGCGCGCCTGTATCAGGGGCTGGAAGCCTTCTGTCCGCTGCGCAGCGACATCGCCGCCAACGGCTTTGACATCCTGTGCGTGCGTGAGCTGACCGGCGGCATCTACTTCGGCCAGCCGAAAGGCCGCGAAGGCAACGGCATGTACGAACGCGCCTTCGACACCGAGGTGTATCACCGTTTCGAAATCGAGCGTATTGCCCGCATCGCCTTTGAATCGGCGCGCAAACGCCGCAGCATCGTCACTTCCATCGACAAGGCCAACGTGCTGCAAAGCTCAATCTTGTGGCGTGAAATCGTCAGCGAGATCGCCCGTGACTACCCGGATGTACGTCTGAACCATCTGTACATCGACAACGCCACCATGCAGTTGATCAAGGATCCGTCTCAGTTTGACGTGCTGCTGTGCTCCAACCTGTTCGGCGACATCCTGTCCGACGAGTGCGCGATGATCACCGGTTCGATGGGCATGCTGCCGTCCGCCAGCCTCAATGAGCAAGGTTTTGGTCTGTATGAGCCGGCAGGCGGTTCCGCGCCGGATATCGCCGGCAAAAACATCGCCAACCCGATCGCCCAGATCCTGTCCGCCGCGCTGCTGCTGCGCTACAGCCTGGGG is from Dickeya dianthicola NCPPB 453 and encodes:
- the leuB gene encoding 3-isopropylmalate dehydrogenase produces the protein MTKSYHIAVLPGDGIGPEVMAQAYKVLDAVRQRFGLRITTSEYDVGGIAIDRQGTPLPQGTIEGCEQADAILFGSVGGPKWEHLPPAEQPERGALLPLRKHFRLFSNLRPARLYQGLEAFCPLRSDIAANGFDILCVRELTGGIYFGQPKGREGNGMYERAFDTEVYHRFEIERIARIAFESARKRRSIVTSIDKANVLQSSILWREIVSEIARDYPDVRLNHLYIDNATMQLIKDPSQFDVLLCSNLFGDILSDECAMITGSMGMLPSASLNEQGFGLYEPAGGSAPDIAGKNIANPIAQILSAALLLRYSLGADDAATAIEQAVNQALAEGYRTGDLVSGGNAVTTDEMGDAIARFVAEGA
- the leuA gene encoding 2-isopropylmalate synthase, coding for MNQQVIIFDTTLRDGEQALQASLSVKEKLQIAQALERMGVDVMEVGFPVSSPGDFESVQTIARHIKNSRVCALARCVEKDIDVAAESLRVADAFRIHTFIATSPMHIATKLRSTLDEVIERATYMIKRARNYTDDVEFSCEDAGRTPIDDLSRVVEAAINAGARTINIPDTVGYTLPHEFGNIIASLYQRVPNIDKAIISVHTHDDLGLAVGNAMAAVHAGARQVEGTLNGIGERAGNCSLEEVIMAIKVRSQLINLHTGINHQEIYRTSQMVSQICNMPIPANKAVVGSNAFAHSSGIHQDGVLKNRENYEIMTPESIGLKEVQLNLTSRSGRAAVKHRMEEMGYKEGDYNLDTLYADFLKLADKKGQVFDYDLEALAFISSQQESSEFYRLDYFSVQSGSSVMATASVKLSCGDETLSEAATGNGPVDAVYQAINRITGYPINLVKYQLSAKGQGKEALGQVDIVVEYQGRRFHGVGLATDIVESSANAMVNVLNNIKRAQLVEKEVQRLQQHNKHNSQETV